The following are encoded together in the Pectobacterium punjabense genome:
- the cutA gene encoding divalent cation tolerance protein CutA: MSDRPLCDAVVILCTAPDEACAQQLAHSLLETRLAACVTLLPGARSLYYWDGKLEQQSEVQMLIKSDISHQQALLTHLKQQHPYDTPELLALPVSGGDGDYLTWLNASLR, encoded by the coding sequence ATGTCTGACCGCCCGCTTTGCGATGCCGTCGTCATATTATGTACCGCACCTGACGAGGCCTGTGCACAACAGCTTGCCCATTCGCTGCTGGAAACGCGGCTTGCCGCCTGCGTCACCTTGCTGCCCGGTGCTCGTTCGCTCTACTATTGGGACGGCAAGCTTGAGCAGCAATCAGAAGTACAAATGCTGATAAAAAGCGATATCTCACATCAGCAAGCCCTGCTGACTCATCTGAAACAACAACACCCTTATGATACGCCAGAGCTATTAGCCCTGCCGGTATCTGGGGGCGATGGCGATTATCTGACATGGCTCAACGCATCTTTACGCTGA
- a CDS encoding helix-turn-helix domain-containing protein, translating to MLPIRLKTARLQANLTQEKLGVLAGIEEATARSRISQYESGIHRPTFEMMCAFAKVLNVPECYFYTVDDDFAEVILKIYNEWSNDH from the coding sequence ATGTTGCCCATTCGCCTTAAAACGGCTCGTTTACAAGCCAATCTCACTCAAGAAAAGCTAGGCGTACTGGCTGGCATTGAAGAAGCCACTGCACGATCACGCATATCCCAATATGAAAGCGGTATACATCGCCCAACATTTGAGATGATGTGCGCGTTTGCTAAAGTGCTTAATGTGCCAGAGTGTTATTTTTATACAGTTGATGATGATTTTGCTGAAGTTATTCTAAAAATTTATAATGAATGGTCGAACGATCATTAA
- a CDS encoding helix-turn-helix domain-containing protein: protein MLPTRLKAARLRANLTQEKLGVLAGIEEETARSRVSQYEGGIHRPTFEMMCSFAKVLNVPECYFYTVNDDFAKMILELYLKHQSHS, encoded by the coding sequence ATGCTGCCTACTCGTCTCAAAGCCGCCCGACTACGGGCTAATCTAACTCAGGAAAAATTGGGAGTTCTTGCTGGCATTGAAGAAGAAACTGCGCGTTCTCGCGTGTCTCAATATGAAGGTGGGATACATCGTCCAACATTTGAAATGATGTGCTCATTTGCAAAGGTACTTAATGTACCGGAATGTTACTTTTACACGGTAAACGATGATTTTGCTAAGATGATTCTGGAGCTTTACCTTAAACATCAGAGTCATTCTTAA
- a CDS encoding FxsA family protein: MRWLPLLLIFLLAYIEISLFIQVAEVLGVAMTLLLVVFTSCVGVSLVRNQGMKTLVQMQQKMAAGESPAAEMVKSVSLVLAGFLLLIPGFLTDFLGLLLLLPPVQKSLTLKLMPHLHIWRSASGAPPSGGNTFEGEYQRKDGGRGNIEHRDDRDDR; the protein is encoded by the coding sequence GTGCGCTGGTTACCGTTATTACTGATTTTTCTTTTAGCTTACATCGAGATATCGCTGTTTATTCAAGTGGCTGAAGTGCTGGGCGTCGCCATGACCCTGCTGCTGGTGGTCTTCACGTCCTGCGTGGGCGTCTCACTGGTGCGCAATCAGGGGATGAAAACGCTGGTGCAGATGCAGCAGAAAATGGCGGCAGGTGAAAGCCCTGCGGCTGAAATGGTAAAAAGCGTTTCACTGGTGCTGGCTGGCTTCCTGCTGCTGATTCCGGGCTTCCTGACCGACTTTCTGGGGCTGTTGCTGTTACTGCCGCCAGTACAGAAAAGCCTGACGCTTAAACTGATGCCTCACTTACACATCTGGCGTTCCGCTTCCGGCGCACCGCCTTCTGGCGGGAACACCTTTGAAGGTGAATACCAGCGTAAGGACGGTGGGCGCGGAAATATTGAACACCGCGACGATCGAGATGACCGCTAA
- a CDS encoding helix-turn-helix domain-containing protein, whose protein sequence is MIDKDWHPADIIAGLRKKGTTLAAVSREAGLASSTLANALTKHWPKGEKLIAEALGVSPAEIWPSRYRKSEDR, encoded by the coding sequence ATGATTGATAAGGATTGGCACCCGGCAGATATCATCGCCGGGTTAAGAAAGAAGGGAACAACATTGGCGGCCGTTTCCCGAGAAGCGGGGTTAGCGTCTTCCACGTTGGCAAACGCGTTAACAAAACACTGGCCGAAAGGGGAAAAGCTGATTGCGGAAGCGCTGGGGGTTTCACCTGCGGAAATCTGGCCTTCCCGTTACCGCAAATCAGAAGATCGTTAA
- a CDS encoding co-chaperone GroES, translated as MNIRPLHDRVIVKRKEVESKSAGGIVLTGSAAGKSTRGEVLAVGHGRILENGEVKPLDVKVGDIVIFNDGYGVKAEKIDNEEVLIMSESDILAIVEA; from the coding sequence ATGAATATTCGTCCATTGCATGACCGCGTGATCGTCAAGCGCAAAGAAGTTGAGTCAAAATCTGCTGGCGGTATCGTACTGACTGGTTCCGCTGCTGGTAAATCTACCCGTGGTGAAGTTCTGGCCGTAGGTCACGGACGTATCCTGGAAAATGGCGAAGTGAAGCCGCTGGATGTGAAAGTGGGCGACATCGTTATTTTCAATGATGGCTATGGCGTGAAAGCAGAGAAGATCGATAACGAAGAAGTGTTGATCATGTCTGAAAGCGACATTCTGGCAATTGTTGAAGCGTAA
- a CDS encoding ATP-dependent nuclease — protein MHISKLSLVNYRNFANTKLLFQKGINTVIGENGSGKTNLFRAVRLLLDDNMIRSAYRLDSTDFHRGLGRWQGHWIIISLEFEEISADEAIQALFRHGAGIIDDEVIGKATYNLIFRPKKEIRLRLAQLNDGDHAGLATILDPITPDDYETIFTGRSNADFNDETFYKTVVGDFDNVRFNEEVEFPAIGAKIPSVLSVSKEISFTFVQALRDVVSEFHNNRTNPLLSLLKSKSGEIDSVAFQAITNDVKALNNSIEALSDVQIVRTDIRSTIKDAAGEAYSPSSLSIKSDLPDEADKLFQSLKLFVGESGEGYEGPIHELSLGGANLIFLTLKLLEFKYQKAKQSIANFLLIEEPEAHIHTHIQKTLFDKLQYENTQIIYSTHSTHISEVSNVQNVNILGRENDRCEAYQPSTGLKPEEVGNIQRYLDAVRSNLLFAKSVILVEGDAEEILIPILIKKVLGISLDELGISLINIRSTGFQNIAVLFHSDRIRKRCSIITDLDKAIINTTPAVGDSDKMLRRKSKYKASQEKGIARKTLLAELYKNNHWVSSYFAPHTFEVDFVSAGNADLLVSILPHIYTDKPTIEKAKKELKSADIALYGQRALTMANSEGKGWFAILLGKKVNPETVIPQYILDAIAFAHPLIKKEVWFNVLSYRVNYIDENDFVTPSAVFAEFREKLQSFRRGDIDFVDIRKEMLATFPTDRINNILKVF, from the coding sequence ATGCACATCTCCAAGCTAAGTCTGGTTAACTACAGAAACTTTGCCAATACCAAGCTGTTATTCCAAAAAGGTATAAATACCGTTATTGGCGAGAACGGTTCTGGAAAAACTAACCTGTTTCGAGCTGTTAGACTGCTGCTTGACGATAACATGATCCGCTCGGCCTACCGATTGGACTCTACAGATTTTCATCGCGGTCTAGGTCGTTGGCAAGGTCACTGGATCATCATTAGTCTTGAGTTCGAAGAAATTTCAGCTGATGAAGCGATTCAAGCATTGTTCCGACATGGGGCTGGTATCATTGATGATGAGGTGATTGGCAAAGCGACATACAATCTTATTTTCCGGCCAAAGAAAGAAATTAGACTACGCCTTGCTCAGTTGAACGATGGTGACCATGCGGGCCTTGCTACGATATTGGATCCAATCACTCCAGACGATTATGAAACCATATTTACAGGTCGGAGCAATGCTGACTTCAATGATGAAACCTTCTACAAAACCGTAGTTGGCGATTTTGATAACGTTCGATTCAATGAAGAAGTAGAATTTCCTGCTATTGGAGCAAAAATTCCGAGCGTACTTTCTGTTTCCAAGGAGATTTCTTTTACCTTCGTCCAAGCACTGCGGGATGTTGTATCAGAGTTTCATAACAATAGAACCAATCCACTATTGTCACTTTTGAAGAGTAAAAGTGGTGAAATCGATTCTGTAGCATTCCAAGCTATCACCAATGATGTTAAAGCGTTAAATAACTCAATTGAAGCCCTATCGGACGTGCAAATCGTTCGGACAGACATCAGAAGCACTATAAAAGACGCAGCTGGCGAGGCTTACTCTCCATCATCGCTTTCAATCAAATCTGATTTGCCAGATGAAGCTGACAAGTTATTCCAATCACTCAAGCTATTTGTCGGAGAGTCAGGAGAAGGCTATGAAGGGCCTATCCACGAACTGAGTTTAGGTGGGGCAAATCTGATATTTCTTACCCTAAAGCTATTGGAGTTCAAATATCAGAAAGCTAAGCAGTCAATCGCTAACTTCCTGCTGATTGAGGAACCGGAAGCCCATATTCATACGCACATCCAGAAGACGCTCTTCGACAAGCTTCAATACGAAAATACACAAATAATATACTCAACCCATTCTACGCATATCTCAGAGGTGAGTAACGTTCAGAACGTAAACATTCTCGGCAGAGAAAACGATCGATGCGAGGCGTACCAGCCCTCTACCGGTTTAAAACCAGAAGAAGTTGGTAATATCCAACGCTATCTGGATGCTGTACGTAGCAACTTACTGTTTGCTAAAAGCGTTATTCTTGTGGAAGGCGATGCTGAAGAAATCTTGATCCCTATTCTCATTAAAAAAGTGCTTGGTATCAGCCTGGATGAACTTGGCATTAGCTTGATAAACATTCGGAGCACCGGATTCCAGAATATTGCGGTTCTTTTCCATAGTGATCGAATCCGAAAGAGATGCAGCATTATCACAGATCTCGACAAAGCAATAATTAACACAACACCCGCTGTTGGTGACTCCGACAAGATGCTACGACGTAAAAGTAAGTACAAGGCTTCTCAGGAGAAAGGTATCGCCAGAAAAACATTATTGGCGGAATTGTATAAAAATAATCACTGGGTTTCGTCGTACTTTGCCCCACATACTTTCGAAGTCGATTTTGTTTCTGCCGGTAATGCAGACCTTCTGGTTAGTATTCTTCCTCATATCTATACGGACAAACCAACCATAGAAAAAGCCAAGAAGGAGCTTAAATCTGCCGATATTGCTCTTTATGGGCAAAGAGCACTAACGATGGCTAATAGTGAGGGGAAAGGTTGGTTTGCCATCTTGCTGGGGAAGAAAGTCAATCCAGAAACGGTAATTCCTCAGTACATTCTCGATGCTATCGCTTTTGCACACCCTTTAATCAAAAAGGAAGTTTGGTTTAACGTATTAAGCTATCGAGTGAACTATATTGATGAGAATGATTTTGTCACTCCATCGGCGGTTTTCGCAGAGTTCAGAGAAAAACTTCAATCCTTCAGAAGAGGAGATATTGACTTTGTTGACATCCGGAAAGAAATGCTCGCCACTTTCCCCACTGATCGCATCAACAATATTCTTAAGGTCTTCTAA
- the aspA gene encoding aspartate ammonia-lyase: protein MSENIRIEEDLLGTREVPADAYYGVHTLRAVENFYISNNKVSDIPEFVRGMVMVKKAAALANTELQTIPKKIADVIIRACDEVLNNGKCMDQFPVDVYQGGAGTSVNMNTNEVLANIGLELMGHQKGEYQYLNPNDHLNKCQSTNDAYPTGFRIAVYAAILKLTDAIAKLSAGFERKANEFEDVLKMGRTQLQDAVPMTLGQEFHAFHVLLQEEIKNLLRTAELLLEVNLGATAIGTRLNTPDGYQQLAVQRLAEVSGLPCVPAEDLIEATSDCGAYVMVHSSLKRLAVKLSKICNDLRLLSSGPRAGLNEINLPELQAGSSIMPAKVNPVVPEVVNQVCFKVIGNDTCVTMASEAGQLQLNVMEPVIGQAMFESTHILTNACYNLLEKCVNGITANKDVCEAYVFNSIGIVTYLNPFIGHHNGDIVGRICAETGKSVREVVLERGLLTEAELDDIFSIQNLMHPAYKAKRYTDENELP from the coding sequence ATGTCAGAAAACATCCGTATTGAAGAAGACCTGTTAGGCACCCGAGAAGTTCCCGCAGACGCGTATTATGGCGTTCATACTCTGCGCGCCGTCGAAAACTTCTATATCAGTAACAATAAAGTCAGCGACATTCCGGAGTTCGTGCGCGGCATGGTCATGGTGAAAAAAGCCGCCGCGCTGGCGAACACAGAACTGCAAACTATCCCGAAGAAAATTGCCGATGTCATCATCCGCGCCTGTGATGAAGTACTGAATAACGGCAAATGCATGGATCAGTTTCCGGTGGATGTGTATCAGGGGGGCGCTGGCACGTCGGTCAACATGAATACCAACGAAGTATTAGCCAATATTGGTCTGGAGCTGATGGGCCACCAGAAAGGCGAATACCAGTATCTGAACCCCAACGATCACCTGAATAAATGCCAGTCCACCAATGACGCCTACCCTACCGGATTCCGTATCGCGGTCTACGCAGCCATACTCAAATTGACGGATGCGATAGCGAAGTTGAGCGCTGGCTTCGAGCGTAAAGCCAACGAGTTCGAAGACGTTCTGAAGATGGGGCGGACCCAGTTGCAGGACGCCGTGCCAATGACGCTCGGCCAGGAATTTCATGCATTTCACGTACTGCTGCAAGAGGAAATCAAAAATCTGCTGCGCACGGCGGAACTGCTGCTTGAGGTCAATCTAGGGGCTACCGCAATCGGTACGCGTCTGAACACGCCGGACGGCTACCAACAGCTGGCGGTGCAGCGTCTGGCAGAAGTCAGTGGCCTGCCGTGCGTACCAGCAGAAGACTTGATCGAAGCCACGTCAGACTGCGGTGCCTATGTCATGGTCCACAGTTCTCTGAAGCGTCTGGCGGTGAAACTATCGAAGATCTGCAATGACTTGCGTCTGCTCTCTTCAGGTCCTCGCGCTGGCCTGAATGAAATCAACCTGCCGGAATTACAGGCGGGCTCTTCGATCATGCCCGCAAAAGTGAATCCCGTGGTGCCGGAGGTCGTCAATCAGGTGTGCTTCAAGGTTATCGGTAACGACACCTGCGTCACCATGGCATCAGAAGCCGGGCAATTACAGTTGAACGTGATGGAGCCGGTTATCGGTCAGGCGATGTTTGAATCGACTCATATCCTGACCAACGCCTGCTACAACCTGCTGGAGAAATGCGTCAACGGCATCACCGCCAATAAGGACGTTTGCGAAGCCTATGTTTTCAACTCTATCGGAATCGTGACGTATCTGAACCCGTTCATCGGCCACCACAACGGCGATATCGTCGGCAGAATCTGTGCGGAAACGGGCAAGAGCGTGCGTGAAGTCGTACTGGAGCGAGGTCTGCTAACAGAAGCGGAGCTGGATGACATTTTCTCCATCCAGAACCTGATGCATCCGGCTTACAAAGCCAAACGCTATACCGATGAAAACGAGCTTCCTTAA
- a CDS encoding anaerobic C4-dicarboxylate transporter — MLGLELLIVLLAIYLGARLGGIGIGFAGGLGVLVLTLGFQIKPGVIPFDVIEIIMAVIAAIAAMQVAGGMDYLVSLAEKLLRKHPKYVTFLAPLVTYFMTILAGTGHTAFSTLPVIAEVAKEQGIRPSRPLSIAVVASQIAITASPISAAVVFVAGILEPHGVSYLLLLGICIPTTLAAIMLTAIVTNFLGKELKDDPIYQERLKKGETTLRGNSQHEIKPGAKLSVVLFLIGIVAVVLYATAISGTVGLIQNPVLPRNEAIVVFMLTIATLICITCKIDTARILSASTFKSGMSACICVMGVAWLGDTFVKAHISDIQDTAGALLQSYPWMLAVVLFFAATLLYSQAATAKALMPAALLLGVSPVTAVASFAAVSALFVLPTYPTLLAAVEMDDTGSTRIGKFVFNHSFLIPGVMAITLSVIFGFILGSILI; from the coding sequence ATGCTTGGTCTTGAGTTACTCATCGTTCTGCTCGCCATCTATTTGGGGGCACGACTGGGAGGTATCGGCATTGGTTTCGCCGGTGGCCTGGGAGTGCTTGTTCTTACGCTGGGGTTTCAGATAAAACCTGGCGTAATCCCTTTTGATGTCATTGAAATTATCATGGCCGTTATCGCCGCCATCGCCGCCATGCAGGTGGCGGGCGGAATGGATTATCTGGTCAGTCTGGCGGAGAAACTGCTGCGTAAGCACCCGAAATACGTCACCTTTCTCGCGCCGCTGGTCACCTACTTTATGACGATTCTGGCTGGAACCGGGCACACCGCGTTTTCCACCCTTCCGGTTATCGCCGAAGTCGCCAAAGAGCAGGGAATTCGCCCTTCTCGCCCGCTTTCGATTGCCGTTGTCGCCTCGCAAATCGCGATTACCGCGTCGCCAATCTCAGCGGCGGTGGTGTTTGTCGCCGGTATTCTTGAACCACACGGGGTTAGCTACCTGCTGCTGCTGGGGATCTGTATTCCTACCACGCTGGCTGCGATCATGCTGACGGCGATAGTGACTAACTTCCTAGGTAAAGAGCTGAAAGACGACCCAATTTATCAGGAACGTCTGAAAAAAGGTGAAACCACGCTGCGCGGTAATAGCCAGCATGAGATCAAACCGGGTGCCAAGCTGTCCGTGGTGCTGTTCCTGATTGGTATCGTCGCTGTCGTTCTGTATGCCACGGCGATCAGCGGCACGGTTGGGCTGATTCAAAACCCCGTTCTGCCACGTAATGAAGCGATCGTGGTCTTCATGCTGACCATCGCTACGCTGATTTGCATCACCTGTAAAATCGACACCGCACGCATCCTCTCTGCCAGCACGTTTAAGTCCGGCATGAGCGCCTGTATCTGCGTGATGGGCGTGGCTTGGCTGGGTGATACCTTTGTTAAAGCGCATATTTCCGATATTCAGGACACCGCAGGCGCACTGCTGCAAAGCTACCCGTGGATGCTGGCCGTTGTACTGTTCTTCGCTGCCACGCTGCTTTACTCGCAGGCGGCAACAGCAAAAGCGCTGATGCCTGCGGCGTTGCTGCTGGGCGTATCACCAGTCACGGCGGTGGCGTCTTTTGCTGCCGTTTCCGCCCTGTTCGTTCTGCCAACCTATCCAACCCTGCTGGCAGCGGTGGAGATGGACGATACCGGCTCAACGCGCATCGGAAAGTTTGTGTTTAACCACTCCTTCCTGATTCCCGGCGTAATGGCGATTACACTGTCGGTGATATTTGGCTTTATCCTCGGCAGCATCCTGATCTAA
- a CDS encoding transcriptional regulator — protein MQREDVLEHALTLLEQHGFAMTTLDMLAERLGVPVEELTPFWPDREALLYDGLRHHSQQVDTWRRQLLLDDEKSIEQKLLARYQVLHESVNKQRYPGCLFIAACSFFPDINHPIHQIAEQQKLASYQYTRDLLEELETDDPEMVAQQMELILEGCLSNLLVKHQAASIATAQRLAEDVLRFALCRKNGALT, from the coding sequence ATGCAACGGGAAGATGTTCTTGAACATGCGCTTACTCTGCTGGAGCAGCACGGCTTTGCCATGACGACGCTGGATATGCTGGCGGAGAGACTAGGCGTTCCGGTAGAGGAACTGACGCCATTCTGGCCAGATCGTGAAGCACTGCTGTACGACGGCCTGCGTCACCACAGCCAGCAAGTCGATACCTGGCGGCGTCAGCTACTATTGGATGACGAGAAAAGCATTGAGCAAAAGCTACTGGCACGCTATCAGGTGTTACACGAATCGGTGAACAAACAGCGTTATCCGGGCTGCTTGTTTATTGCGGCGTGCAGCTTTTTCCCTGATATCAATCACCCTATCCACCAGATTGCGGAACAGCAGAAGCTAGCGTCTTACCAGTACACTCGCGATTTGCTGGAAGAACTGGAAACCGACGATCCCGAAATGGTGGCACAGCAGATGGAACTGATTCTGGAAGGCTGCCTGAGCAACCTGCTGGTCAAGCATCAGGCCGCCAGCATCGCCACCGCTCAACGCTTAGCAGAGGATGTACTACGCTTTGCACTGTGCCGCAAAAACGGTGCACTCACCTGA
- a CDS encoding tyrosine-type recombinase/integrase, translated as MPLTDTAIRNAKPLDKPYKLSDAQGLYLLIKPNGSKLWHLKYRFGGKEKKLAFGAYPTVSLASARKLREEARTILSAGDDPGVKKQHDKQAKKNGNTFEAIARQWVAANIRWSEAHAAKVLRSLELHVFPLIGNVLVTDLKTANLLIPLRIAEKKGCLETAARIQQRTTVIMRYAVQEGLIASNPANDLCGAITPPPKNHYPALPLEKLPELLERIEGYSGRLLTRLAVQLNLLIFIRSSELRFARWVEIDLDNAMWTLPAQREPIAGVRHSERGAKMKTPHLVPLSKQAVTILKQLKLLSGNGELLFPGDHDARKPMSENTINKALRTMGYDTQVDICGHGFRTIACSALIESGRWSKDAVERQMSHQERNHVRAAYIHKAEHLDERTQMMQWWSDYLDACQHQFIPAYRFEKSIKVA; from the coding sequence ATGCCTCTGACTGATACCGCCATCCGCAACGCCAAGCCGCTCGATAAACCTTACAAACTCAGCGACGCGCAGGGTCTGTACCTGCTGATTAAACCTAACGGTTCCAAGCTCTGGCATCTTAAGTACCGCTTCGGCGGCAAGGAGAAGAAGCTAGCGTTTGGCGCTTACCCGACTGTCTCGCTTGCCAGTGCCCGTAAACTGCGTGAAGAAGCCCGAACTATTCTCAGCGCAGGGGACGATCCCGGCGTAAAAAAACAGCACGACAAACAGGCAAAGAAAAACGGCAATACCTTTGAAGCCATCGCTCGTCAGTGGGTGGCCGCGAACATTCGCTGGAGTGAAGCACACGCCGCCAAAGTCCTGCGTTCACTGGAACTGCACGTTTTTCCGCTCATCGGCAATGTCCTTGTCACCGACCTGAAAACCGCCAACCTGCTGATCCCGCTGCGGATAGCGGAGAAAAAGGGTTGTCTGGAAACGGCTGCACGGATACAGCAACGCACGACAGTCATCATGCGTTACGCCGTGCAGGAAGGACTGATTGCCAGCAATCCGGCCAATGACCTCTGCGGAGCAATCACCCCGCCGCCGAAAAACCATTACCCTGCCCTACCGCTGGAAAAGTTGCCAGAACTGCTGGAAAGAATAGAAGGCTATTCAGGCAGACTGCTGACAAGGTTGGCGGTACAGCTTAATTTGCTGATCTTTATCCGCTCCAGTGAATTGCGTTTTGCCCGTTGGGTAGAGATCGATCTGGATAACGCCATGTGGACACTTCCCGCACAGCGGGAGCCTATCGCTGGCGTGCGTCACTCAGAGCGCGGCGCAAAAATGAAAACGCCTCATCTGGTGCCGCTGTCAAAACAGGCGGTAACGATACTGAAGCAGCTAAAACTGTTGTCCGGCAACGGGGAATTACTCTTTCCCGGCGATCACGATGCCCGTAAGCCAATGAGTGAGAACACCATCAACAAGGCGCTGCGCACAATGGGTTATGACACACAGGTGGATATCTGCGGACATGGCTTTCGCACGATAGCGTGTAGTGCGTTGATCGAATCAGGTCGCTGGTCAAAAGATGCTGTGGAGCGGCAGATGAGCCATCAGGAGCGCAATCACGTTCGTGCCGCCTATATTCACAAAGCGGAACACCTCGACGAACGGACTCAGATGATGCAATGGTGGTCAGATTATCTCGATGCCTGCCAGCATCAATTCATCCCGGCTTATCGCTTTGAGAAGTCGATTAAGGTTGCCTGA
- a CDS encoding protein-disulfide reductase DsbD translates to MAQRIFTLIFLLWTAVGTSNVAASSFGQKLFGNSATSRFLPVDGAFAFEFQQQGNQLNLRWDINPDYYLYRAQIKIEGNGAALGKIALPQGESHNDEFFGQVFILRDRLALAVPIEQAESGATVKVTYQGCADAGFCYPPETRTVPLNQVLANAGADTSNTASAQTPQATPMPFSPWWALLIGIGVAFTPCVLPMYPLIASLVLGRKEQLTPRRTLLLSMTYVQGMALTYTLLGLVVAAAGLRFQAALQHPYILIGLSVMFAALALSMFGLYTLQLPSSVQTRLTEWSNRQQGGSVTGVFCMGALAGLICSPCTTAPLSAILLYIAQSGNMLAGGGTLYLYALGMGLPLILVTLFGNKLLPRSGPWMQYVKEAFGFIILALPVFLLERILGETWGVRLWGALGIAFFGWALMLTLRSNKGWMRGAQLLLLAGVVISAKPLQDWVFPPAGVAQAHTSALNFAPVANIADLNSALAKSAQPVMLDLYADWCVACKEFEKYTFSDPAVQNHLSRITLLQADVTANREEQNALLKKLQVLGLPTIVFFDAQGKEIPGSRVTGFMNAEQFQAHLQKFSP, encoded by the coding sequence ATGGCTCAACGCATCTTTACGCTGATTTTCCTGTTATGGACAGCTGTCGGCACATCCAATGTGGCCGCCTCTTCTTTCGGTCAGAAACTGTTTGGCAACAGCGCGACGTCGCGCTTTCTGCCGGTCGATGGGGCTTTCGCCTTTGAGTTTCAGCAGCAGGGGAACCAACTTAATCTGCGCTGGGATATCAATCCCGATTACTACCTGTACCGCGCACAAATCAAGATCGAAGGAAACGGTGCCGCACTCGGCAAGATAGCGTTGCCACAAGGCGAAAGCCATAACGACGAGTTTTTCGGTCAGGTCTTTATTCTGCGGGATCGCTTGGCGCTAGCGGTTCCCATTGAACAGGCAGAGAGCGGTGCAACCGTCAAAGTGACCTATCAAGGTTGCGCCGATGCAGGTTTCTGCTATCCGCCAGAAACGCGAACCGTACCGCTCAATCAGGTGCTGGCTAACGCAGGCGCGGATACATCGAATACCGCATCAGCCCAGACGCCGCAGGCCACGCCGATGCCGTTCTCGCCGTGGTGGGCGCTGCTGATTGGCATCGGCGTCGCCTTTACCCCCTGCGTCCTGCCAATGTACCCGCTAATTGCCAGTCTGGTACTGGGCAGAAAAGAACAGCTAACACCGCGCCGCACGCTGCTACTATCGATGACTTATGTTCAGGGTATGGCGCTAACCTACACGCTACTTGGGCTGGTTGTTGCCGCGGCCGGATTGCGTTTTCAGGCTGCGCTCCAGCATCCGTACATTCTGATTGGCCTGTCGGTGATGTTTGCCGCGTTGGCGCTCTCTATGTTTGGCCTGTATACGCTCCAGCTCCCATCATCGGTACAAACCCGGCTGACAGAGTGGAGTAACCGTCAGCAAGGCGGCTCCGTTACGGGCGTATTCTGCATGGGCGCGCTGGCAGGTCTGATTTGTTCCCCCTGCACCACCGCGCCGCTCAGCGCCATCCTGCTTTATATCGCCCAGAGCGGCAACATGCTGGCAGGCGGTGGCACGCTTTATCTCTACGCGCTCGGGATGGGCTTACCGCTCATTCTGGTCACGCTGTTCGGCAATAAACTGCTGCCACGCAGCGGCCCGTGGATGCAGTACGTTAAGGAAGCGTTTGGTTTCATTATTTTGGCACTGCCCGTCTTCCTGCTGGAACGCATTCTCGGTGAGACGTGGGGAGTGCGACTGTGGGGCGCACTGGGTATCGCCTTCTTCGGCTGGGCACTTATGCTGACGCTGCGCAGCAACAAAGGCTGGATGCGTGGCGCACAGCTACTGCTGCTGGCAGGCGTGGTGATCAGCGCCAAGCCGCTGCAAGACTGGGTATTTCCTCCGGCTGGCGTGGCACAAGCCCACACATCAGCACTGAACTTCGCCCCTGTCGCCAATATTGCCGATCTCAACAGCGCGCTGGCAAAGAGCGCTCAGCCTGTTATGCTCGATCTTTACGCTGACTGGTGCGTTGCCTGCAAAGAGTTCGAGAAATACACGTTCAGCGACCCGGCTGTGCAAAACCATCTGTCGCGCATCACGCTGCTACAGGCGGACGTCACCGCTAACCGCGAAGAACAAAATGCGCTGCTGAAAAAGCTACAGGTTTTAGGGCTGCCGACCATCGTATTCTTTGACGCTCAGGGGAAAGAAATCCCCGGCTCGCGCGTCACCGGTTTTATGAATGCTGAACAATTTCAGGCACATTTACAGAAGTTCAGCCCATAA